One Dysidea avara chromosome 8, odDysAvar1.4, whole genome shotgun sequence genomic window, TGGTAATGCTAGTCATGAAAAAGTGGTGAATAGGTAGATTAATGCACTTATGTAGGAGATTTAAAGCAATTTGTGAACGCATCAAGTAAAAACAGAACCTTAGACGCGTTTATACTTTTTGAGATAATTGAACTTGAAAGTTTAGAAATATATTTTCGCGTACTACACGGAGAAAACCATCActaataattgatgagaaaacatgcatgattacaaacaaattatatattatgtgttatgtgtcctcggacaacatgcgaccacatgtctgaccaacagtggacagcagtgggcatggcaaggaaaaaaaaaaaattatatttaagtacaaaactaaagttacagcttaaattatatacagattaaaaacagtccgggttgattgtccattctttagagttcctaccataaaatattctctgtgaagcagaaattgaggcactggccatcttgaacaaaagatttctaGCACTTCCCTTGGAAAATAGGGATACTTGCTGGGTAAAATTTATCACATCCTTAATTGCAGCAATAGAACTAGGTTGAAAATGGCCCAAAACACTGACTTCCACAGTTCTGTAGCAGTGAGGAATCTTCAAACGATCCAATTCAGCCAAAAGCTGTACATACTCAGGTTTATAAAGTTTGCGGTTGTGTGCAGACTCCAAATGATGTATTGAGTCCAATGGACATGTAAGCTCTATAATGCCCATCGATGCAGAGTGTCTGTTATAGATGACAACATCGGGTCTGTAAGGAGTGACTAAGACATTGGAGGGGATGGTTTCAGGAGGAGAGTCATTAAAACGATGTCCCTGCAGGTCCGCATAGACACTGACCATCTGGCAATCAGAAAAGAGAGTAATTAACTGAGAAATTAAAGTGAACAGTACTTGATTATGTCTATAGGTGTACCTTTGTTGGGATAGTGCTATTGGGCAACCACCTAAAATATGAGCGGTAGTTGGCCGGTTAGAGTCACAAAGGGTACACTTGGCACCACACTGTATGTGCCAGCGACGCAGGTTAACAGCAGTAGGCAGAGTGTCCGAGGATGCTCTCAACAAGAAAGAAAGTTGCCCAGGGTGAAATCCAGTCATTAACTTATTCCATGTTCTGCAGCTAGTTTCTAACCTAGCAGAATCCAAAAATTTGCATTGCACAGTGAGTTGATTGAGATGGGCTTCACTGTCAGAAGTAATTTTACTAGTCAAATCATCCTTAGCTCTCTTGTAAAGAGACCGTGCTGATGGCATATCGGACAATTGGCTTTGGGCAGCCGACAATATGGAATAATCTTGATTCTGGAACTGCAGAAAATCATTACCAAGATGGAGATGCAAGCCCAATTCCTGCAGCTGAGGATCAGATGATGCACAGATACATGAAAGCAAACTAAGTTTTGCCTCTCTTGACACACAAGAGACACTGGGGCAACAAATTCCCGGATAGTATAGGATTACCCGAGTAGCATTCCTTGGAAGCTGTAACCATTTCTTAAGATAACGACTGACCATAGATTCGAGTTGTTTAATAGTATGGTTAGTGATTGCATCAACACATAGATGGAATCTTAACAGTGACAAGATGTAATTCCTATAAATCCAGAGCTTATACATATTTATTAATATTACCGCATATTTCCGTGTTTAAGACATGTGGAATCCATGCCGAAAGTAACAAGAAGGAAGGAAAGAAGAAAGGAACAAAGAGAGCGCTACTTAGGTGGAGCATCAAGGACTGCCATACACCGTCCCTGGAAGCTTCGTTTTCAGAAGGTAGTTCTAATGACACCAGCGGGACCAGCCTTGACGACAGTGGTGTAGCGGGGGTTATGACAATATAGTCGGCGTacctgtcacagcaccaaaaatgttGTTGGTAGAATTACAGTACGCCGAGGTTCCACTTACGATTGGCGGAATAGGGGAGGATTCAAGACTACTCACGAAGCAAGCCCCTCGTGttaataccacaatcgaaccaGTTCTTATCACGTGTACAGACATGCGCACACAACATAATAGTGTTACATACataataagtgtgtgtgtgttctaggGTTCATcctcgggggggggggggggggggggagaaaGAGATCTGATCCACTTTTAACTCGGTCTGTAGCTTTCCTTGCAGAAGCTCGTTGTGGGTGGCTGTGCTCATCCCTGGAATCATCCGGATCGGTTGTCTGCTCATCCCTGACATCATCTGGATCAGCAACAGTGGGACTCTTCTCCACTCCAACTTTCTTCTCATCTGTTTCATTCAGTTCCATGGGATACAACTTAGTGATTGGTCTGGTTGTAGTTCCATTTGCGGTCCATATGGTAGCTGCTCGCACAAGACTGTCTTTACCAACAATCAAGTCTTCGACTATGGCCATTTTCCAGGTTGCTCGTGGGGTGTCATCATGGACGATGACCACATCACCCTTCTTCACACGTCGCTGGTTGTTCCCTGATGCTTTATGGTACTCCCGTAGTGAAGTAAGATATTCATGACACCATCTCTTCTTAAAGTGACCAAGTATGACTGCCTGCACTCTAGCTCTCTTGCGTATCTGGTTTGCCTCTCTGTAAGTTGGGTCTACAAGTTCATCAATGTCTGTGACCTGGTGTGGGAGGCATGTAATTCTACGTCCATGCAGGAGATGTGAAGGTGTCTAGGGCTCTGGGTCGCCTAGATCAGATGAGACAAACGTCAGTGGGCGGTCCTTGAGTATTGCCTCAATCTCCACAGTGATGGTCTCTAATGTTGGTAGTGAGACATGGCGCCTTCCCAGCACCTTCTTGATAGCAGTCTCGGTGAGCCCAATTAAGCGTTCCCAGAACTCCCCATACCAAGGGGCTATCTTGGGTATAAATCTCCATGAAACTTCCTTCTTGCTTAGCTCCTCCTTGACTTCTGGCAATTGCATTAAGGAGTGCAACTCTTCTGCTGCTGACAAGTAGGTTGAACCATTGTCAGAGATCATTATGCTTGGGAGGAATCGCCATGCTGCAAACTTGCAAAATGCTAATAGGAAGGTTTGAGCTGACAGGTCCTGTACTATCTCCAGATGGATCGCACGAGTAGTAGCACAAGTGAAGAGACACAGGTACACTTTCACCTCTTGCTTGCCTTGCTGTACATACAGGGTGCCTGTGAAATCAACTCCCGTGAACGTGAATGGGTACACATCCTGTGTTCGTAATCGAGGTAGGGGAGGAGAATCTGGAGCAGCATAGGGTTTTCCAGATACCTTGCGACAGATAACACAATGGCGCAGAATTGATTTAATGTATTGTCGTGCAATCGGGATCCAGTAACACTGTCGTAGAGCAGTCAATGTTGCAGTGGTACAGTGGTACCTGAGTGACAAAGTCTGATGTGTATGTCCACAATAACCAACTTGAATAGTGAATGTCTTGGTGGTAGTAAATACGGGAATTTGGTCACCTCACTTACTGGAGCGTTGTGAATGCGTCCACCACAACGCAGCATGCCATCTGTGTCTAGGAAGAGTCGGAGTTGTCTAACAAGTAACACTCTGGGGCTTCTGGGTTGCTTCATTAACAGCTGTAGATTGCTGACTTCCTTCCAGTATACTGTGTGTTGTATATCCTTTACCCACTTGAGGTTCACCTTGTGAAGTTCGTCAGCAGTGATGGGACCAAATTGTCGTTGCTGGGGCTGCACCTTGAGATTGTCTACAAAACGAACAACATACGCACTGACAGACAACAACTTGTTAAGTGAGCTGTATCGGTCGATGGAAATAACACAGTGTATGCCTAAATCTGGTGGTGTCTGTTCCATGGGAACAAATTCTGTCGCTACTGCTGCTGCCAAAACAAGTGGTGGTAAGGGTGGTGGCTGGAATGGTGGCCACTGACTTGGGGTAGTGAGCCACTTGGGGCCATGTTGCCACAGGGACGAGGACAATAGAGATTCGGTGGTGGTACCCCTTGAAAGCAGGTCAGCTGGGTTATCAGCGGTAGGACAATAGTTCCAAGTGGCCTGTGACAATAAAGTATTCATCTCAGTGATACGGTTTCTTATGAATGTTggaagtggcttctggctcttgAGCCAGTGGAGCACTATCTGGCTATCAGACCACATAAAAACTGACAGGTTAAGGTCAGGGACCACCTTCATCACAAAACATGTTAAACGAGTGGCCACCAATGCTGCCATGAGCTCTAGTCGTGAAATCGTGAGTGCCTTCAGAGGTGCTACACAGGTCTTTGCTGTAACAAATGACACTAAATTTCCTTCAGTGAGGAACACTACGGCTCCATATGCACGTTGGCTTGCATCAGCAAAACAATGAACAACTGGGTGTGTCATACATGCATCAAAATAACACCGACTTACAGAAAATCGTGCTGTGCTCTTAAGGTCATTGGCAATATCTCTCCATTGAGCTTGCAAATCCTCATCTAAAGGCTCATCCCACGTGATCTTGCATTGCCACAGCTTCTGCATTAACATCTTAGCTCGTACAACTACAGGTGCAACAAATCCCAGTGGGTCGAACATCTTTGACAGGTTTTGTAGAACTTCTCTCTTGGTTATAAGATGATTATAAGTAAGGATAGATGGTTTTGTAGCCAGATAAAGCTTGTCTGACTCGAGAGTCCAGCTAAGTCCCAAAACAATGACTGACAGTGCATTCTCGGCTGTGTTGTCCTTGACAGCTGCAGCAGTGAGTTCAGTGCTGTTA contains:
- the LOC136264570 gene encoding uncharacterized protein; this encodes MMLALTQREFNLERFWDLESLGVTPVDNLSDNVLDQYTSSCVTRDLDGAYVARFPWKPDHPDLPSNFTIAKQRTRQLVKRLSKTPDLLKIYHQIISEQEARGFIEHVDDQSGPQPGVHYIPHHGVEKDSTTTPLRIVFDCSCHQSSHSPCLNDCLLIVSPCDNDLCAVLIRFRSHCFGISMDIEKAFLHIRLHPDDRNYTRFFWLSNPTDPSSEFCVYRFKVVPFGATSSPFMLNAVLHYHLEQYKSMVSHDMLSNLYVDNIITGCDSEQVSLDYYRQARAIMGDARLNLRSWSSNSTELTAAAVKDNTAENALSVIVLGLSWTLESDKLYLATKPSILTYNHLITKREVLQNLSKMFDPLGFVAPVVVRAKMLMQKLWQCKITWDEPLDEDLQAQWRDIANDLKSTARFSVSRCYFDACMTHPVVHCFADASQRAYGAVVFLTEGNLVSFVTAKTCVAPLKALTISRLELMAALVATRLTCFVMKVVPDLNLSVFMWSDSQIVLHWLKSQKPLPTFIRNRITEMNTLLSQATWNYCPTADNPADLLSRGTTTESLLSSSLWQHGPKWLTTPSQWPPFQPPPLPPLVLAAAVATEFVPMEQTPPDLGIHCVISIDRYSSLNKLLSVSAYVVRFVDNLKVQPQQRQFGPITADELHKVNLKWVKDIQHTVYWKEVSNLQLLMKQPRSPRVLLVRQLRLFLDTDGMLRCGGRIHNAPVSEVTKFPYLLPPRHSLFKLVIVDIHIRLCHSGTTVPLQH
- the LOC136264955 gene encoding uncharacterized protein gives rise to the protein MISDNGSTYLSAAEELHSLMQLPEVKEELSKKEVSWRFIPKIAPWYGEFWERLIGLTETAIKKVLGRRHVSLPTLETITVEIEVTDIDELVDPTYREANQIRKRARVQAVILGHFKKRWCHEYLTSLREYHKASGNNQRRVKKGDVVIVHDDTPRATWKMAIVEDLIVGKDSLVRAATIWTANGTTTRPITKLYPMELNETDEKKVGVEKSPTVADPDDVRDEQTTDPDDSRDEHSHPQRASARKATDRVRRLYCHNPRYTTVVKAGPAGVIRTTF